A region from the Lolium perenne isolate Kyuss_39 chromosome 4, Kyuss_2.0, whole genome shotgun sequence genome encodes:
- the LOC139830882 gene encoding uncharacterized protein, with translation MGLSRLLLLSLIASAAVSTFAAQSDPASPVCNLSIVAAKLARHCQSDPDVPSFLLSPTAQCCEALVGSLPAQEEMAFSCLCRVVAEPEPPLITAKLDANRLFALYRGCGKGNVGSPNFGSWYCQVEKTGDIPTAACDAANLATLVSQFCMIDKRPDDCCMAVVAAVGLTGTPPCLCRVAAEPQLAATGLSITGILEIYAGVCRGRQPVGPHLADGCKGWHLPAPDTTAAVLPRPRATTAASASCKPEALAYLMVLYVYKDRTVQSCKDLVASVDLGGGVPCLCRTEVEYFTMSAGLKATDLLAIYNACGGLRLGGADHKAAAASCEGYGLPPPTPTQEHGGDAIHIGPDALPETATA, from the exons ATGGGCCTCTctcgcctcctcctcctcagtctAATCGCCTCCGCGGCCGTGAGCACCTTCGCGGCGCAGTCCGATCCAGCTTCGCCAGTGTGCAACCTCAGCATCGTCGCCGCAAAACTGGCGCGCCACTGCCAGTCCGACCCCGACGTGCCTAGCTTCCTTCTCAGTCCCACCGCGCAGTGCTGCGAGGCGCTGGTGGGCTCtctgcctgcgcaggaagagatgGCCTTCTCGTGCCTCTGTCGTGTGGTGGCCGAGCCTGAGCCACCGCTCATCACCGCCAAACTCGACGCCAACCGCCTCTTCGCACTCTACCGCGGCTGCGGCAAAGGCAACGTCGGCAGCCCCAACTTCGGCAGCTGGTACTGTCAAG TGGAGAAGACAGGGGACATTCCCACGGCGGCGTGCGACGCGGCCAACCTCGCCACCCTGGTGTCACAGTTCTGCATGATAGACAAGCGCCCTGATGACTGCTGCATGGCAGTGGTGGCCGCCGTTGGACTCACTGGCACCCCACCCTGCCTCTGCCGCGTCGCGGCAGAGCCGCAGCTCGCCGCAACGGGCCTCAGCATCACCGGCATCCTCGAGATCTACGCGGGCGTCTGCCGAGGCCGGCAGCCTGTAGGCCCGCACCTCGCCGACGGCTGTAAAGGTTGGCACCTCCCGGCCCCTGACACAACGGCTGCCGTCCTGCCGCGGCCGCGTGCCACGACGGCGGCATCGGCGTCGTGCAAGCCCGAGGCCCTCGCTTACTTGATGGTCTTGTATGTGTACAAGGATCGCACCGTGCAGAGCTGCAAGGACCTGGTGGCCTCCGTCGACCTCGGCGGCGGCGTCCCGTGCCTGTGTCGCACGGAGGTCGAGTACTTTACCATGAGCGCGGGGCTCAAAGCCACGGACCTCCTCGCGATATACAATGCCTGTGGAGGACTCCGCCTCGGAGGGGCCGACCACAAGGCCGCCGCCGCATCATGTGAAG GCTATGGACTACCGCCTCCCACCCCGACGCAGGAGCACGGCGGTGATGCCATCCACATCGGGCCGGACGCTCTGCCGGAGACAGCTACGGCTTGA